The Syntrophaceae bacterium genome has a segment encoding these proteins:
- a CDS encoding glycosyltransferase family 2 protein codes for MDLSIVIINWNTRDLLRDCLRSVYGTVRDLAFEIIVVDNGSSDGSAAMLRESFPAVRIVENHENRGFAAANNQAFRIMDGRYALLLNTDAVLTEGAVEALFRFMEGHSDAAMACGQLLNRDGSLQNSIAAFPSLLTLAANMPLLEILFPRRFPSKRYRHAEPVQVDSGVGACLLVRRDAMDDAGLLDERYFFYFEETDWAYAMSRKGWKVFHVPAARIYHLQGQSVGTGIASRMAFYRSRYAFFRKWFGRPYYFTVCCMLFVRLAVNAFLSTAGMLLTLGQHAELRRKADVYQELLAWHLRGLP; via the coding sequence GTGGACCTCTCCATCGTCATCATCAACTGGAACACCCGGGATCTCCTCCGCGACTGCCTCCGCTCGGTTTACGGCACGGTGCGGGACCTCGCCTTCGAGATCATCGTCGTGGACAACGGCTCTTCCGACGGCAGCGCAGCCATGCTCCGCGAGTCCTTTCCGGCTGTCCGGATCGTTGAAAACCACGAAAATCGAGGATTCGCCGCCGCCAACAACCAGGCCTTCCGGATCATGGATGGCCGGTACGCCCTTCTCCTCAACACCGACGCAGTCCTGACGGAGGGGGCCGTGGAAGCGCTGTTCCGGTTCATGGAAGGACATTCCGACGCCGCCATGGCCTGCGGCCAGCTCCTCAACCGGGACGGGAGCCTCCAGAATTCCATCGCCGCTTTTCCCTCCCTGCTTACCCTTGCCGCCAACATGCCCCTCCTGGAGATCCTTTTTCCCCGGCGGTTTCCCAGCAAGCGGTATCGGCACGCGGAGCCGGTGCAGGTGGACTCGGGCGTGGGGGCCTGCCTGCTGGTCCGCCGGGATGCCATGGATGATGCGGGCCTCCTGGACGAGCGGTATTTCTTCTACTTCGAGGAGACCGACTGGGCCTATGCCATGTCCCGGAAGGGCTGGAAGGTCTTCCACGTGCCAGCGGCCCGGATTTACCATCTCCAGGGCCAGAGCGTGGGCACCGGAATCGCCTCCCGGATGGCCTTCTACCGCTCCCGCTACGCCTTCTTCCGGAAGTGGTTCGGAAGGCCTTATTATTTCACGGTCTGCTGCATGCTCTTCGTTCGCCTCGCCGTCAACGCCTTCCTCAGCACCGCGGGAATGCTCCTCACACTGGGGCAGCACGCGGAACTGCGCCGGAAGGCGGACGTGTATCAGGAATTGCTGGCGTGGCATTTGAGGGGACTTCCCTGA
- the pseB gene encoding UDP-N-acetylglucosamine 4,6-dehydratase (inverting), giving the protein MLNGRTILITGGTGSFGKKCAEIILQRYKPRRLIIFSRDELKQFEMSQNPVFANNTSVSFFIGDVRDKERLHRAFRNVDYVIHAAALKQVPAAEYNPFEAVKTNILGAQNIINVAIDQGVKRVIALSTDKAANPINLYGATKLCSDKLFIAGNSYVGMGDSCFSVVRYGNVIGSRGSVIPFFIKCRKEGSIPVTDPRMTRFWITLDQGVDFVLESLNRMVGGEMFVPKLPSMNIMDLVKTIAPDCPVRVIGIRPGEKLHELMIPRDEARRTLEFDSHYLIQPDFRFWEKRYISNGAKTPPEDFEYSSDTNPWRLSVEDMKEIIRRL; this is encoded by the coding sequence ATGTTGAACGGAAGAACAATTCTCATCACCGGGGGCACGGGTTCCTTTGGGAAAAAATGTGCTGAAATTATTCTGCAACGATACAAACCTCGACGCCTCATCATTTTCAGCCGAGATGAACTCAAGCAGTTCGAAATGTCGCAAAATCCCGTATTCGCAAACAATACGTCCGTCAGCTTCTTCATCGGAGACGTACGCGACAAGGAGAGACTGCACCGGGCCTTCCGGAACGTGGACTACGTGATCCACGCCGCCGCTCTAAAACAGGTTCCTGCGGCGGAATACAATCCCTTCGAGGCTGTAAAGACGAATATTCTCGGAGCCCAGAATATCATCAACGTGGCCATCGACCAGGGAGTGAAGCGGGTCATCGCCCTCAGCACGGACAAAGCTGCGAACCCGATCAACCTCTATGGGGCGACGAAGCTCTGTTCGGACAAACTGTTCATTGCGGGGAACTCTTACGTTGGGATGGGTGATTCCTGCTTCAGTGTTGTCCGATACGGCAACGTCATTGGCAGCAGAGGAAGCGTGATCCCATTCTTCATCAAGTGCCGCAAGGAAGGATCCATTCCCGTGACGGATCCTCGGATGACGCGCTTCTGGATCACGCTTGATCAGGGCGTTGATTTCGTTCTGGAAAGCCTGAATCGCATGGTTGGGGGGGAGATGTTCGTACCGAAGCTGCCAAGCATGAACATTATGGACCTTGTAAAAACCATCGCCCCGGACTGTCCCGTCCGGGTCATCGGCATCCGGCCGGGCGAAAAGCTCCATGAACTCATGATACCCAGAGATGAGGCGCGGCGAACCCTGGAGTTTGATTCGCATTACCTTATCCAGCCTGACTTCCGGTTCTGGGAAAAAAGATATATATCCAACGGAGCAAAGACCCCGCCGGAGGACTTCGAGTACAGTTCCGACACGAACCCCTGGCGCCTGAGTGTGGAAGATATGAAAGAGATCATCCGTAGGCTATGA
- a CDS encoding aldo/keto reductase, whose protein sequence is MERLILGTVQLGMPYGVANRSGRPEAADARAIIAAAWEGGIRTFDTAQGYGDSETVLGSIIHDLGLENEIRVITKLHPGIDHRRRDVLAEAVDHSMRCLQVPRIHALLLHREEHLDLLKDGLAESLFHFVAEGKVGRIGVSVYSPERGLAALDEDVIDIVQLPASIVDQRAARAGIDARAKEKNKGIHIRSIFLQGLLLLDPMDVPPRVAFSVPILEEYGRLIAGFDLTRREAAIGYIKKRFPESPVLFGAETTEQVRENIRSWHSDVPEALIEAVENLFPEVDERVVNPSQWRDSG, encoded by the coding sequence TTGGAAAGACTGATCCTCGGTACGGTGCAACTGGGGATGCCCTACGGGGTGGCAAACCGGAGCGGCCGGCCCGAAGCGGCCGATGCCAGGGCGATTATTGCCGCTGCCTGGGAAGGCGGGATCCGGACCTTCGACACGGCCCAGGGGTATGGAGACAGCGAGACCGTCCTTGGGTCGATCATCCACGATCTCGGTCTTGAGAACGAGATTCGTGTGATTACGAAACTGCATCCCGGAATCGACCACCGAAGGCGCGATGTTCTTGCCGAGGCAGTCGATCACAGCATGCGCTGCCTTCAAGTCCCTCGAATTCACGCCCTTCTCCTTCATCGCGAAGAGCATCTGGATCTGTTGAAAGACGGTTTGGCGGAAAGCCTTTTTCACTTCGTCGCCGAGGGGAAAGTGGGCCGCATCGGCGTCTCGGTCTATTCTCCCGAAAGGGGCCTGGCGGCTTTGGACGAGGATGTGATCGACATCGTCCAGTTGCCGGCCAGCATCGTTGACCAGCGGGCCGCAAGGGCAGGCATCGACGCAAGGGCGAAAGAGAAAAACAAGGGAATTCACATCCGCAGCATTTTCCTGCAGGGACTCCTCCTGCTGGATCCTATGGACGTGCCGCCAAGAGTTGCATTTTCCGTTCCCATTCTTGAGGAATATGGCCGGCTGATCGCCGGGTTCGACTTGACCAGACGCGAAGCGGCCATCGGATACATCAAGAAGCGCTTTCCGGAGTCCCCGGTTCTTTTCGGCGCGGAGACAACGGAGCAGGTGCGGGAGAATATCCGTTCCTGGCATAGCGATGTACCGGAGGCGCTGATCGAAGCGGTTGAGAACCTCTTCCCGGAAGTGGACGAACGGGTCGTCAACCCATCCCAATGGAGGGACAGCGGATGA
- a CDS encoding aminotransferase class III-fold pyridoxal phosphate-dependent enzyme, whose protein sequence is MKTVAIIQARMSSSRLPGKVLADILGKPLLWHMVGRVARARSIDLVAVATSTDGEDDAIEALCRQERIPCFRGSLDDVLDRFYKAALHYEADICVRLTADCPLIDPEIVDRVVAAFREQDPDYISNAIEPTFPDGLDTEVFRMEALTAAWTEATLKSEREHVTPFIRSHPERFRVAKFKNSRDLSALRWTVDEEPDLAFVRKVYEALYPGNPSFSMDDILTLLKERPELSAMNRHISRNEGFRKSVMEDRPVNGTGKTLTKSLAMQERAKKRIPGMTQLLSKRPDLFSMGVWPGYFSRASGVEVWDLDGNRYIDMSIGGIGANVLGYADPDVDAAVLTAVRQGSSSSLNCPEEVFLAELLCELHPWAQKVRFARTGGESMTVAVRIARAATGRDKVAFCGYHGWHDWYLAANVGTENALGEHLLPGLDPAGVPKVLAGTAIPFRYNQPEEIAAIMSGHGKDVAAIIMEPIRNDRPDPGYFDKIRMLADTYGAVLIMDEISAGFRMNTGGAHLELGIRPDIAVFSKALGNGYPIGAIIGRETVMDAAQKTFISSTYWTERIGPAAALAMIAKHRRMNAGAHLMAVGEKIQAGWKAITARHGLSIDVGGIPPLSHFSFADSGQAVLKALFVQWMLEKGYLASTSFYSMLAHTEEHVEGYLAAADSIFERIAEVCREGRPEKYLKGNPAVAGFKRLN, encoded by the coding sequence ATGAAAACAGTGGCCATTATTCAGGCCCGCATGAGTTCAAGCCGCCTGCCGGGGAAAGTCCTGGCGGACATCCTGGGCAAGCCGCTGCTCTGGCATATGGTCGGACGCGTGGCACGGGCGCGGAGTATCGATCTGGTCGCCGTCGCCACATCGACCGACGGCGAAGACGATGCAATCGAGGCCCTCTGCCGGCAGGAGCGGATCCCCTGCTTCCGCGGCAGTCTGGACGATGTCCTTGATCGCTTTTACAAGGCCGCACTTCATTACGAGGCGGATATCTGCGTCAGGCTGACAGCCGACTGTCCACTCATCGATCCGGAAATTGTGGACCGGGTCGTCGCCGCCTTCAGGGAGCAGGATCCGGATTACATATCCAACGCCATCGAACCGACATTTCCCGACGGTCTCGATACGGAGGTCTTCCGGATGGAGGCCCTGACAGCCGCATGGACCGAGGCTACCCTCAAGTCGGAGCGGGAGCACGTGACGCCGTTCATCCGCAGCCACCCGGAACGGTTCCGGGTAGCGAAATTCAAAAACAGCCGGGATCTCTCCGCCTTGCGCTGGACGGTGGACGAGGAGCCCGACCTCGCCTTCGTGAGGAAAGTCTACGAGGCTCTGTATCCCGGGAATCCGTCTTTCTCCATGGACGACATCCTCACGCTTCTAAAGGAGAGGCCCGAACTGTCCGCGATGAACCGTCACATTTCCCGGAACGAGGGTTTTCGGAAATCCGTCATGGAAGACCGACCGGTGAATGGGACGGGTAAGACATTGACGAAATCGCTCGCCATGCAGGAGCGGGCGAAGAAGCGCATCCCGGGGATGACCCAGCTTCTTTCCAAGCGGCCCGATCTGTTCTCGATGGGTGTCTGGCCCGGTTATTTCAGCAGGGCCAGCGGTGTCGAGGTATGGGATCTGGACGGGAACCGGTACATCGACATGAGCATTGGAGGGATCGGGGCAAACGTCCTCGGCTATGCCGATCCCGATGTCGATGCCGCCGTCCTGACCGCCGTCCGCCAGGGAAGCTCTTCCTCCCTCAACTGCCCCGAAGAGGTTTTTCTTGCCGAGCTCCTGTGCGAACTTCATCCGTGGGCACAGAAAGTCCGTTTTGCCAGGACAGGCGGAGAGTCCATGACGGTTGCCGTACGCATAGCCCGGGCCGCCACGGGACGCGACAAGGTCGCCTTCTGCGGATACCACGGCTGGCATGACTGGTACCTGGCTGCCAACGTGGGGACGGAAAATGCACTCGGAGAACACCTGCTGCCCGGACTCGATCCGGCGGGCGTCCCGAAGGTCCTGGCCGGGACCGCCATTCCTTTCCGCTACAATCAGCCGGAGGAAATCGCGGCGATCATGAGCGGGCACGGAAAGGATGTCGCGGCCATCATTATGGAGCCAATCCGCAATGACCGGCCGGATCCGGGATACTTCGACAAGATCAGGATGCTCGCGGACACGTACGGTGCCGTTCTTATCATGGACGAGATATCGGCGGGCTTTCGCATGAACACCGGGGGCGCTCATCTCGAACTCGGCATCCGGCCCGACATCGCCGTTTTTTCCAAGGCGTTGGGCAATGGCTATCCCATCGGCGCCATCATCGGTCGGGAAACGGTCATGGACGCGGCCCAGAAGACCTTTATCAGCAGCACGTACTGGACGGAGCGGATCGGGCCGGCGGCCGCCCTCGCCATGATTGCAAAGCACCGGCGCATGAATGCCGGAGCGCACCTGATGGCCGTCGGAGAGAAGATCCAGGCCGGGTGGAAGGCGATTACGGCCAGGCACGGCCTCTCCATTGACGTAGGCGGCATCCCGCCGTTGAGTCATTTCTCCTTTGCCGATTCCGGGCAGGCCGTGCTGAAAGCCCTTTTTGTGCAATGGATGCTGGAAAAGGGATACCTCGCCTCGACGTCCTTCTATTCCATGCTGGCCCATACGGAAGAGCATGTGGAGGGCTATCTTGCCGCGGCGGATTCGATCTTTGAGCGAATCGCCGAGGTCTGCCGGGAAGGCAGGCCCGAGAAGTATCTGAAAGGGAATCCGGCCGTTGCCGGCTTCAAGCGGCTGAACTAA
- the pseG gene encoding UDP-2,4-diacetamido-2,4,6-trideoxy-beta-L-altropyranose hydrolase: MNVAIRTDASMEIGTGHVMRCLTLAGALKAGGADVTFVCREMPGNLCSWIEKKGFRVYRLTGISDGLSSAVPPAGTVHADWLGADWETDSRQTIDALVSPGNGTDWLIVDHYALDRRWESSLRKIVKRIMVVDDLADRPHDADLLLDQNYYMNTAGRYERLVPEHCRLLTGPGFALLRDEFANAVSPGIEKDGCIRRIFVFFGGSDLTNETGNVLQGLSLPGGRLNIETDVVIGPNNANRRTIEALASGMPCVRIHEGVENMARLMALADLAVGAGGITTWERCCVGLPALVIFTAFNQFEAIRDLAAAGCIHLLGESGRVTPEKIRDTIEELTGHPERVLEMARKGKSLVDGLGTKRCLEAMLQSS; this comes from the coding sequence ATGAACGTTGCGATTCGCACCGACGCCTCGATGGAGATCGGGACCGGCCACGTCATGCGCTGTCTGACGCTTGCCGGCGCCCTCAAGGCAGGGGGAGCGGACGTCACGTTTGTATGCCGGGAGATGCCGGGGAATCTCTGTTCATGGATCGAGAAAAAGGGCTTCCGGGTGTACCGGCTGACCGGGATATCGGACGGCCTTTCTTCGGCTGTTCCTCCGGCCGGAACAGTTCATGCCGATTGGCTCGGGGCGGACTGGGAGACGGATTCAAGGCAGACGATCGACGCGCTTGTTTCTCCCGGGAATGGAACAGACTGGCTCATCGTCGATCACTACGCCCTTGACCGGCGCTGGGAGTCGTCACTGCGAAAGATCGTGAAGAGGATCATGGTCGTCGACGATCTGGCGGATCGCCCTCATGACGCTGATCTCCTCCTCGACCAGAACTACTACATGAATACCGCCGGTCGTTATGAGCGACTGGTCCCTGAACATTGCCGCCTGCTGACCGGTCCAGGTTTTGCGCTCCTCAGAGACGAGTTTGCAAACGCGGTGTCGCCTGGAATCGAAAAAGATGGCTGTATCCGCCGCATTTTTGTTTTTTTCGGAGGAAGCGATCTGACAAACGAAACGGGAAACGTTCTGCAAGGCCTTTCCCTGCCTGGTGGCAGGTTGAATATTGAAACAGATGTTGTAATCGGTCCCAACAACGCAAACAGGAGAACCATTGAAGCACTCGCCTCGGGAATGCCGTGCGTGCGTATCCATGAAGGTGTGGAGAACATGGCTCGTTTGATGGCCCTGGCCGATCTTGCCGTCGGCGCCGGCGGGATCACGACATGGGAGAGGTGTTGTGTCGGTTTGCCGGCCCTGGTAATTTTCACGGCATTCAACCAATTCGAGGCCATCCGGGACTTGGCGGCTGCAGGATGCATTCATCTCCTGGGTGAAAGCGGGCGGGTAACGCCTGAAAAGATCCGCGATACGATTGAAGAACTTACCGGACATCCGGAACGGGTGCTGGAAATGGCCAGGAAAGGAAAGTCGCTGGTGGACGGCCTGGGGACGAAGCGTTGCCTGGAGGCCATGCTTCAATCCTCATGA
- a CDS encoding radical SAM protein, translating into MMDKKNRLLLLFPNPIATIPGGLTYVGKRFKRNGFDVKIHINTFRNFRSVDQLLQEIVRPFAPDVVGLSYATFNVLEVYRLQRMLSETGYFVIAGGNHPTICPEEALRNGADLVVRGEGELAIDDFSAWFGAGRDPAGRAGLRGTSYIDPEGHVVHNAKPPRLTDLDDLGEMDFSAIDLDEFQVADGSIKGLNVISCGRGCPFQCSFCSHRDWMKHAKRSTDSILEEMVRRNEAHGITDFWMSDETFTVDRDHIHEFCDKFIAAKLPFRWMMGTRATSVDEKLLKKMMQAGLTQVTYGIESANDETLKKTRKGYTARQALETVVMTGKLRLPMYVNLMTGFPWETPDHVEDDVRFIKAVEKYVNCFQLYGAVIPYPDTPIYEDYHEKEGFTDFWLQEKFQNAGMVIYQNVANPYKVSTYFQRNLYDDTYVAEDYFFRFTPEYKRAVARMGLLIGRKAIEAQSLSRIRRHGKYALGWASHALYRLNPRLEQRIVGSLVKVNRVHDSRLTGKFIKK; encoded by the coding sequence ATGATGGACAAGAAGAACCGGCTGTTGCTGCTTTTCCCCAATCCCATCGCCACCATACCGGGCGGACTGACATACGTGGGCAAGCGCTTCAAGAGAAACGGATTCGATGTGAAAATACACATCAACACGTTTCGAAACTTCCGCTCCGTCGATCAGCTCCTGCAAGAGATCGTCCGGCCCTTCGCTCCCGATGTCGTCGGGCTCTCCTATGCTACGTTCAACGTTTTGGAGGTCTACCGGCTGCAGCGGATGCTCAGTGAAACGGGTTACTTTGTCATTGCCGGAGGCAATCACCCTACCATCTGCCCGGAGGAAGCCCTGCGCAACGGGGCCGATCTTGTCGTCCGCGGGGAAGGGGAGCTTGCCATCGACGACTTCTCTGCATGGTTCGGGGCCGGCCGGGACCCGGCCGGGCGGGCGGGGCTTCGCGGAACAAGCTACATCGACCCGGAGGGCCATGTCGTCCACAACGCGAAGCCGCCGAGGCTGACGGACCTCGATGATTTGGGGGAAATGGACTTTTCCGCCATCGATCTGGATGAATTCCAGGTTGCCGACGGCTCAATCAAGGGTCTCAATGTCATCAGCTGCGGCAGGGGGTGCCCTTTCCAGTGCAGCTTCTGTTCCCACAGGGACTGGATGAAGCATGCGAAGCGAAGCACGGACAGTATTCTTGAAGAGATGGTCCGGCGGAACGAGGCACACGGCATCACGGACTTCTGGATGTCTGATGAGACCTTCACCGTCGACCGGGACCACATCCACGAATTCTGCGACAAATTCATCGCGGCGAAGCTTCCCTTCCGGTGGATGATGGGTACGAGGGCGACGAGTGTCGATGAGAAACTGCTCAAGAAAATGATGCAGGCCGGTCTGACCCAGGTTACCTATGGTATCGAGAGCGCGAATGACGAGACTCTGAAAAAGACCAGGAAGGGATATACAGCCAGACAGGCCCTGGAGACGGTCGTCATGACGGGAAAGCTGAGGCTTCCCATGTACGTCAATCTTATGACCGGTTTTCCCTGGGAGACACCGGACCACGTCGAAGACGACGTCCGGTTCATCAAGGCCGTCGAAAAGTATGTGAACTGCTTTCAGCTGTACGGCGCGGTCATTCCGTACCCGGATACGCCGATCTACGAGGACTACCATGAGAAAGAGGGATTCACGGACTTCTGGCTGCAGGAGAAGTTCCAGAACGCAGGCATGGTCATCTATCAGAACGTAGCGAATCCTTACAAGGTGAGCACCTATTTTCAGCGCAACCTCTACGACGACACGTATGTGGCGGAGGATTATTTTTTCCGCTTCACACCGGAGTACAAACGCGCCGTTGCCAGGATGGGGCTTCTCATCGGCCGCAAGGCGATCGAGGCGCAGAGCCTCTCCCGCATCCGGCGGCACGGGAAGTATGCACTGGGTTGGGCGTCTCATGCGCTCTACCGGTTGAATCCGCGACTCGAGCAAAGGATCGTGGGATCACTGGTCAAGGTCAATCGGGTGCATGACAGCCGATTGACGGGTAAATTCATCAAAAAGTGA
- a CDS encoding class I SAM-dependent methyltransferase: MDNRFRLVDDPVYGYLRVDPIPTQEEVDRYYREEFYSALPHFNDSELAVQEEEKAFFDSRWEAICRICERHFGRLAGLSVFDIGFGFAQALLYFRTRGMNVSGLEPAPEGVAYARDRGLDVFQANIEDIECVGERRFDVVTIINVLEHLRQPAETLLNVRNRLLHGDGLLIVDVANEFNDFQTAADAEFQLGQWWLCPPNHINYFSGSSLCRLLEACGYRIVHREASFPMEMFLLMGDVYVGDEGVGKACHQKRVSFEHVLRKRDRGEKLSRFYQALADLDLGRQIVVFATPGRSE, encoded by the coding sequence ATGGACAACCGCTTCCGTCTTGTTGACGACCCGGTGTACGGATATCTGCGCGTCGATCCCATTCCGACCCAGGAGGAAGTCGACCGCTACTACAGGGAAGAATTTTATTCCGCTCTTCCCCATTTCAACGACTCGGAACTGGCGGTTCAGGAAGAAGAAAAGGCGTTCTTCGACAGCCGCTGGGAGGCGATCTGCAGGATCTGCGAACGCCACTTCGGTCGGCTGGCCGGTCTTTCGGTCTTCGACATCGGCTTCGGATTTGCGCAGGCCCTGCTGTATTTCCGTACCCGGGGGATGAACGTCAGCGGTCTGGAGCCGGCTCCGGAGGGCGTGGCCTATGCGCGGGACCGGGGCCTCGATGTTTTTCAGGCAAACATCGAGGATATTGAATGCGTGGGGGAACGGCGCTTTGATGTTGTGACGATCATCAATGTGCTCGAGCACTTGAGGCAGCCCGCAGAGACCCTCCTGAACGTGCGCAACAGGCTTCTTCATGGGGACGGCCTGCTCATCGTCGATGTAGCCAACGAGTTCAACGACTTTCAGACGGCCGCCGACGCGGAGTTCCAGCTCGGACAGTGGTGGCTGTGCCCGCCGAACCACATCAACTACTTCTCGGGATCGAGCCTGTGCCGCCTCCTGGAAGCTTGTGGATACCGGATCGTCCATCGGGAGGCCTCCTTTCCGATGGAGATGTTTCTCCTGATGGGGGACGTATATGTCGGAGACGAAGGCGTGGGCAAAGCCTGTCATCAGAAAAGGGTGTCCTTCGAGCACGTCCTTCGGAAGAGAGACAGGGGGGAGAAACTGTCCCGGTTCTATCAGGCCCTTGCCGATCTGGATCTCGGGCGGCAGATTGTTGTTTTCGCCACACCGGGGCGTTCCGAATGA
- a CDS encoding radical SAM protein — MELIHLSRYLTVEQPRLLPFAELRKMPPLFFTQDLNLDGEEENREYAIELASRGLAVVPIRRRPPKSNYLDRNTFPRRVILEMTSRCNFFCRMCPQQNLTRPRMDMPGEACCRVIDEIDAHGIEGLWLYHLGESLLHPEFRDNIRHISTKKNLGVIWMSTNGQYFTEENIRCVLDSNIDYINFSAHAVTEETYKTVASQGDFHIVQGNLETFYRLKGSEALPRKPYLHCQMIEQETTAHEVDAFIARHYQRGEIVSVNMLEYVNLPNNRYGLRQRERKPLTSCLRVSRNDCFICSNGHVTLCDAAYNGELYLGNIHESSLHDIWNGEQRRRILDLNRQGRMAEIPFCRDCTDYDI, encoded by the coding sequence ATGGAATTAATTCATCTTTCACGCTATTTGACTGTGGAGCAGCCGAGGTTGCTTCCCTTTGCGGAATTGAGGAAAATGCCCCCTCTTTTCTTCACACAGGATCTGAATCTCGATGGTGAGGAAGAAAACCGGGAGTATGCGATAGAGCTCGCATCCCGGGGATTGGCGGTCGTTCCGATCCGCCGGCGGCCCCCGAAGTCGAACTACTTGGATAGAAACACCTTTCCGCGTCGCGTCATTCTTGAAATGACGAGCCGATGCAATTTCTTCTGCCGCATGTGTCCGCAACAGAACCTGACACGACCCCGGATGGACATGCCGGGCGAGGCCTGCTGCAGGGTCATCGACGAAATCGATGCCCATGGCATAGAAGGCCTCTGGCTCTATCATCTGGGCGAATCCCTTCTTCACCCCGAGTTCAGGGACAATATCCGCCACATCAGCACCAAAAAGAACCTTGGGGTGATCTGGATGAGCACGAACGGACAATATTTTACCGAAGAAAACATCCGCTGTGTTCTCGATTCAAACATCGACTACATCAATTTCTCGGCCCATGCGGTAACGGAAGAGACGTATAAGACCGTCGCGTCCCAGGGTGATTTCCATATCGTGCAGGGGAATCTCGAAACCTTCTATCGCCTGAAAGGGAGCGAGGCGCTTCCCAGGAAGCCGTATCTCCATTGTCAGATGATCGAGCAGGAGACGACGGCCCATGAGGTCGATGCCTTTATCGCCCGGCATTACCAGAGGGGTGAAATCGTCAGCGTCAACATGCTTGAATACGTGAACCTGCCGAACAACAGATACGGACTGCGCCAGCGGGAAAGAAAGCCCCTGACTTCGTGTCTGAGGGTGTCGCGGAACGACTGTTTCATCTGTTCGAACGGCCACGTCACGCTGTGTGACGCCGCCTACAACGGCGAGCTGTACCTCGGAAATATCCATGAATCCTCTCTCCATGACATCTGGAACGGGGAGCAGCGCCGTCGGATTCTTGACCTCAACAGACAGGGGAGGATGGCGGAAATCCCCTTCTGCAGGGATTGTACGGATTATGACATATGA
- a CDS encoding GNAT family N-acetyltransferase, giving the protein MKDRIRLAFFSETHVGRTFEWVREPDFQRLFLMRQAPTWEGHLDYFHRVLADEGQRVYAIVEEDRHIGNGGIKNIRMDDHSGELWVYIGDHKDRGKGAGSRATELLLQEGFRNLGLRTVYVHVADFNEQAVRMYRRLGFTESRLLGNDEEWMDRGCTVIRMEARNDS; this is encoded by the coding sequence ATGAAGGACCGGATCCGTCTTGCCTTTTTTTCCGAGACCCATGTCGGCAGGACGTTTGAATGGGTCAGGGAACCGGATTTCCAGAGGCTCTTCCTCATGCGGCAGGCGCCGACCTGGGAGGGGCACCTGGATTATTTCCACAGGGTTCTGGCTGACGAAGGTCAGCGGGTATATGCCATTGTGGAGGAAGACCGGCATATCGGCAACGGCGGCATCAAGAACATCCGTATGGACGATCATTCGGGAGAGCTCTGGGTTTATATCGGCGATCACAAAGACCGGGGAAAAGGCGCCGGATCCAGGGCTACGGAACTCCTGCTGCAGGAAGGATTCCGGAATCTGGGGCTGCGGACCGTCTATGTCCATGTTGCCGATTTCAATGAACAGGCCGTTCGCATGTACCGGAGGCTGGGGTTTACCGAATCGAGATTGCTGGGAAACGATGAGGAATGGATGGACCGGGGCTGTACCGTAATCCGAATGGAAGCGAGGAACGATTCATGA